Proteins from a genomic interval of Acinonyx jubatus isolate Ajub_Pintada_27869175 chromosome B4, VMU_Ajub_asm_v1.0, whole genome shotgun sequence:
- the DDX23 gene encoding probable ATP-dependent RNA helicase DDX23, with amino-acid sequence MAGELADKKDRDASPSKEERKRSRTPDRERDRDRDRKSSPSKDRKRHRSRDRRRGGSRSRSRSRSKSTERERRHKERERDKERDRNKKDRDRDKDGHRRDKDRKRSSLSPGRGKDFKSRKDRDSKKDEDDEHGDKKPKAQPLSLEELLAKKKAEEEAEAKPKFLSKAEREAEALKRRQQEVEERQRMLEEERKKRKQFQDLGRKMLEDPQERERRERRERMERETNGNEDEEGRQKIREEKDKSKELHAIKERYLGGIKKRRRTRHLNDRKFVFEWDASEDTSIDYNPLYKERHQVQLLGRGFIAGIDLKQQKREQSRFYGDLMEKRRTLEEKEQEEARLRKLRKKEAKQRWDDRHWSQKKLDEMTDRDWRIFREDYSITTKGGKIPNPIRSWKDSSLPPHILEVIDKCGYKEPTPIQRQAIPIGLQNRDIIGVAETGSGKTAAFLIPLLVWITTLPKIDRIEESDQGPYAIILAPTRELAQQIEEETIKFGKPLGIRTVAVIGGISREDQGFRLRMGCEIVIATPGRLIDVLENRYLVLSRCTYVVLDEADRMIDMGFEPDVQKILEHMPVSNQKPDTDEAEDPEKMLANFESGKHKYRQTVMFTATMPPAVERLARSYLRRPAVVYIGSAGKPHERVEQKVFLMSESEKRKKLLAILEQGFDPPIIIFVNQKKGCDVLAKSLEKMGYNACTLHGGKGQEQREFALSNLKAGAKDILVATDVAGRGIDIQDVSMVVNYDMAKNIEDYIHRIGRTGRAGKSGVAITFLTKEDSAVFYELKQAILESPVSSCPPELANHPDAQHKPGTILTKKRREETIFA; translated from the exons ATGGCAGGAGAGCTGGCTGACAAAAAGGACCGTGATGCATCACCTtccaaggaggaaagaaagcGATCTCGGACTCCTGACAGAGAACGGGATAGAGACCGGGACCGGAAGTCTTCCCCATCCAAAGACAGGAAGCGGCATCGTTCAAGGGATAGGCGTCGAGGAGGTAGCCGTTCTCGCTCCCGGTCCCGTTCCAAGTCTACAGAAAG AGAGCGAAGGCACAAAGAACGAGAACGGGATAAGGAGCGTGATCGGAATAAGAAGGACCGAGACCGGGATAAGGATGGGCACCGACGGGACAAGGACCGGAAACGATCCAG tttaTCTCCTGGCCGaggaaaagattttaaatctCGGAAAGACAGAGACTCTAAGAAGGATGAAGACGATGAACATGGTGATAAGAAACCTAAG gcTCAGCCATTATCTCTGGAGGAACTTCTGGCCAAGAAGAAGGCTGAGGAAGAAGCTGAGGCTAAG CCCAAGTTCCTCTCCAAAGCGGAACGAGAGGCTGAAGCCCTAAAGCGACGACAGCAGGAGGTGGAGGAGCGACAGAGGATGCTCGAAGAAGAGcgcaagaaaaggaaacagttccAAGACTTGGGCAGGAAAATGTTGG AAGACCCTCAGGAACGGGAACGTCGGGAACGCAGGGAGAGGATGGAGCGGGAGACCAATGGAAATGAGGATGAGGAAGGGCGACAGAAGATCCGGGAAGAGAAGGATAAGAGCAAGGAACTGCATGCCATTAAG GAGCGTTATCTGGGTGGTATCAAGAAGCGGCGCCGAACAAGGCATCTCAATGACCGCAAGTTTGTCTTTGAGTGGGACGCATCGGAGGACACATCCATCGACTACAACCCCCT ATACAAGGAACGGCACCAGGTGCAGTTGTTGGGGCGAGGCTTCATTGCAGGCATTGACCTGAAGCAGCAGAAACGAGAGCAGTCACGTTTCTACGGAGACCTGATGGAGAAGAGGCGGACACTGGAAGAAAAGGAGCAGGAGGA GGCCAGACTCCGCAAGCTCCGTAAGAAGGAAGCCAAGCAGCGCTGGGATGATCGGCACTGGTCCCAGAAGAAGTTAGATGAGATGACGGACCGGGACTGGCGGATCTTCCGAGAGGACTACAGCATCACCACCAAAGGTGGCAAGATCCCCAATCCCATCCGGTCCTGGAAAGACTCTTCTCTGCCCCCGCACATCTTGGAGGTCATCGATAAGTGTGGGTACAAG GAACCAACACCTATCCAGCGTCAAGCAATTCCCATTGGGCTACAGAATCGTGACATCATTGGTGTGGCTGAGACTGGCAGTGGCAAGACAGCAGCCTTCCTCATCCCATTGCTCGTCTGGATCACCACTCTCCCCAAAATTGACAG GATCGAAGAGTCAGACCAAGGCCCTTATGCCATCATCCTGGCCCCCACTCGTGAGTTGGCTCAGCAGATTGAGGAAGAGACCATCAAGTTTGGGAAGCCACTGGGCATCCGCACTGTGGCTGTCATTGGCGGCATCTCCAGAGAGGACCAGGGTTTCAGGCTGCGCATGGGCTGTGAG ATTGTGATAGCTACCCCAGGACGTCTGATTGATGTGCTGGAGAACCGTTACCTTGTGCTGAGCCGCTGTACCTATGTGGTTCTGGATGAGGCAGATAGGATGATTGACATGGGCTTTGAGCCAGATGTCCAGAAGATCCTGGAGCACATGCCTGTCAGCAACCAGAAGCCGGACACGGATGAAGCTGAGGACCCTGAGAAGATGTTGGCCAACTTTGAGTCAGGAAAACATAAGTACCGCCAA ACAGTCATGTTCACGGCCACCATGCCCCCAGCGGTGGAGCGTCTGGCCCGGAGCTATCTGCGGCGACCTGCTGTGGTGTACATTGGCTCTGCAGGCAAGCCTCATGAACGTGTGGAACAGAAGGTCTTCCTCATGTCAGAGTCGGAAAAGAG gaaaaagctgctggcaatcttGGAACAAGGCTTTGATCCACCCATTATCATTTTTGTCAACCAGAAGAAGGGCTGCGATGTTTTGGCCAAATCTCTGGAGAAGATGGGG TACAATGCTTGCACGCTGCATGGTGGAAAAGGCCAGGAGCAGCGAGAGTTTGCACTGTCCAACCTCAAGGCTGGGGCCAAGGATATTTTGGTGGCTACAGATGTGGCGGGTCGTGGTATCGACATCCAAGATGTGTCTATGGTTGTCAACTATGATATGGCCAAAAACATTGAAG
- the RND1 gene encoding rho-related GTP-binding protein Rho6 — MKERRPPQPVVARCKLVLVGDVQCGKTAMLQVLAKDCYPETYVPTVFENYTACLETEEQRVELSLWDTSGSPYYDNVRPLCYSDSDAVLLCFDISRPETVDSALKKWRTEILDYCPSTRVLLIGCKTDLRTDLSTLMELSHQKQAPISYEQGCAIAKQLGAEIYLEGSAFTSEKSIHSIFRTASMVCLNKPSPVPPKSPVRSLSKRLLHLPSRSELISSTFKKEKAKSCSIM, encoded by the exons ATGAAGGAGAGACGGCCCCCCCAGCCAGTCGTGGCCAGATGTAAGCTGGTTCTGGTGGGGGATGTGCAGTGCGGGAAGACAGCGATGTTACAGGTGTTAGCGAAGGACTGCTATCCCGAG ACATATGTGCCCACCGTGTTTGAGAATTACACAGCCTGCTTGGAGACAGAGGAACAGAGGGTGGAGCTCAGTCTCTGGGACACCTCAG GATCTCCCTACTATGACAACGTCCGTCCACTCTGCTATAGCGACTCAGATGCAGTATTACTATGCTTTGATATCAGCCGACCGGAGACAGTGGATAGTGCACTCAAGAAG TGGAGGACAGAAATCCTGGACTATTGTCCTAGCACCCGCGTTTTGCTTATTGGCTGCAAGACAGACCTGCGAACAGACCTGAGCACACTGATGGAGCTGTCCCACCAGAAACAGGCACCTATCTCCTacgagcag GGCTGTGCAATAGCCAAGCAGCTGGGTGCAGAAATCTACCTGGAAGGCTCGGCTTTTACCTCAGAAAAGAGTATCCACAGCATCTTCCGGACAGCGTCCATGGTGTGTCTGAACAAGCCCAGCCCAGTGCCCCCCAAGAGCCCTGTCCGAAGCCTCTCCAAGCGACTGCTTCACCTCCCCAGTCGTTCCGAACTCATCTCTTCTACCTTCAAGAAGGAAAAGGCCAAAAGCTGTTCCATTATGTGA